A section of the Clostridium omnivorum genome encodes:
- a CDS encoding sensor histidine kinase yields MNKLIKKLKSLSLFFKLTAIILISSVTISVITAFSIMKITKTIFINNFSITNSKILKQIQNNSEDLNNKITTVMNTINNSWAFRDYLSKNTPDILEQTNILYNLKQHIKPIEEVLKPTDIEFLAIGTNNASYIRTTAILTRSKEDIKEDAITKNTLKNPNKLLFQYNSIGFTSSTDQSNVIIATKLLSNGSTKQPFGILYILINENVFSKLYSNFPTKGNDIFMISSEGTIVSSNRKDLIGTKDETLLNSAKKINNDKVKYMNIKYNKINYTILADYMPIYDFYLVNRIDTKTALDEMYNVNQIVLSCSIIITISLIILFIITRKTTNPLRKLVKEMAKVTEGNFKNHINLQGGYEIEKLSKSFNFMLDDLNNYIEKLLVAQKKQRETELSALQMQINPHFIYNTLASIKWLVMMGDKEKASENINAFISLLQNTISDKNETITVEQEIENLKNYVYINETRYGENIKVNFHVLPQCLNYRLPKLILQPFIENAFFHAFTGDKEGRIHVFISEKNNTLFCEIVDNGLGMDEEQISKLYNSGSSKNKHFTGIGIKNVDDRIKLLYGNGYGVIIKSELGAGTTINVTLPLIK; encoded by the coding sequence ATGAATAAATTAATTAAAAAATTAAAATCCTTAAGTCTTTTTTTTAAATTAACAGCAATTATACTTATCAGCAGTGTAACAATCTCTGTTATTACAGCTTTTTCAATAATGAAAATTACAAAGACCATATTCATTAATAACTTTAGTATCACAAATTCAAAAATTCTAAAACAAATTCAAAATAACTCTGAAGATTTGAATAATAAAATCACAACAGTGATGAATACCATCAATAATAGTTGGGCTTTTAGGGATTATCTTAGTAAAAACACCCCTGATATACTAGAACAGACTAACATTCTATATAATCTAAAGCAGCACATAAAACCTATTGAAGAAGTTCTAAAGCCTACAGATATCGAATTTTTAGCAATTGGTACAAATAATGCTTCGTATATAAGAACTACCGCTATATTGACTAGATCCAAAGAAGATATTAAAGAAGATGCTATAACAAAAAACACCTTAAAAAATCCTAATAAGCTTTTATTTCAATACAATAGTATAGGCTTTACTAGTTCTACAGATCAAAGCAATGTAATTATAGCTACAAAATTACTAAGTAATGGAAGTACAAAGCAGCCCTTCGGTATACTTTATATACTCATAAATGAGAATGTATTCAGTAAGCTTTATTCTAATTTTCCTACTAAAGGAAACGACATTTTTATGATATCCTCTGAAGGTACTATTGTATCTTCTAATAGAAAAGACCTAATAGGTACAAAAGATGAGACTTTGCTTAATTCAGCAAAAAAAATTAATAATGATAAAGTTAAATATATGAATATTAAGTACAATAAAATAAACTATACTATATTAGCTGATTATATGCCAATATATGACTTTTACCTAGTTAACCGCATTGATACAAAAACAGCACTAGATGAAATGTATAATGTAAATCAAATTGTATTAAGTTGCAGTATAATAATAACCATATCGCTAATTATTCTATTTATAATTACAAGGAAGACTACGAATCCTTTAAGGAAGCTTGTAAAAGAAATGGCAAAAGTAACTGAAGGTAATTTTAAAAATCATATTAATTTGCAAGGCGGCTATGAAATCGAAAAATTAAGCAAGTCATTCAATTTTATGCTGGACGATTTGAATAATTATATTGAAAAACTTTTAGTAGCACAAAAAAAACAAAGGGAAACGGAATTATCCGCTCTTCAAATGCAGATCAATCCACATTTTATATACAATACCCTTGCCTCTATTAAATGGTTAGTTATGATGGGTGATAAGGAAAAAGCTAGTGAAAATATAAACGCATTTATATCCTTGCTGCAAAATACTATAAGTGATAAAAATGAGACTATTACTGTAGAACAAGAAATCGAAAATCTAAAAAACTATGTCTATATCAATGAAACCAGATATGGAGAAAATATAAAAGTCAACTTTCACGTGCTTCCTCAATGTTTAAATTATAGATTACCTAAACTCATTTTACAGCCATTTATTGAAAATGCTTTTTTTCATGCCTTCACTGGTGATAAAGAAGGTCGTATACATGTTTTTATTTCAGAAAAAAATAATACTTTATTTTGTGAAATTGTAGATAACGGGTTAGGTATGGATGAAGAACAAATATCAAAACTATATAATTCCGGTTCATCTAAAAACAAGCATTTTACAGGAATAGGGATTAAGAATGTTGATGACAGAATTAAACTGCTCTATGGTAACGGTTATGGTGTTATTATTAAAAGTGAGTTAGGTGCAGGAACCACTATAAATGTTACTTTACCTTTAATTAAATAA
- a CDS encoding ribose-5-phosphate isomerase: MSDNLGIKEDKYEKIIEVICSYKNIKREELFQILKDRESKYLMFLLMKKYKCADIERLHKDFFIGSKKSISYSLKKAEEKFFINRDFREKYFEAEDIVNRTG, from the coding sequence ATGTCTGATAATCTTGGTATAAAAGAGGATAAATATGAAAAAATTATAGAGGTAATATGTTCTTATAAAAATATTAAAAGAGAAGAACTTTTTCAGATATTGAAGGATAGGGAATCCAAATATCTTATGTTTTTACTTATGAAAAAGTACAAATGTGCAGATATTGAAAGGCTTCATAAAGATTTTTTTATTGGAAGTAAAAAAAGTATAAGCTATAGCCTGAAAAAAGCTGAGGAAAAGTTTTTTATTAACAGAGATTTTAGAGAAAAGTATTTTGAAGCGGAAGATATAGTTAATAGGACAGGATAA
- a CDS encoding CTP synthase — protein MSTKYIFVTGGVVSSLGKGITAASLGRLLKNRGLKVSIQKFDPYLNVDPGTMSPYQHGEVFVTDDGAETDLDLGHYERFIDENLSKNSNVTTGKVYWSVISKERKGEYLGGTVQVIPHITNEIKARVYRVAKERDVDVVITEIGGTVGDIESQPFLEAIRQIKYEVGRENVCFIHVTLVPYLGKAGELKTKPTQHSVKELRSIGIQPDIIVCRSEKPLSDDLKSKIGLFCNIDGRSVIQNLDAENLYEVPLMLHEEGLDTLVCEKMELNCSHIDNTEWISMVNKLKNLSKKTTIALVGKYVELHDAYISVVEALNHGGLSNDSNVEIKWINAMDVNEANVSELLKDADGILVPGGFGDRGVEGKIEAIKYARENKVPFLGICLGMQCAVIEYSRNVIGYKEANSSEINPETKYPVIDLMPEQKDIDEMGGTMRLGLYPCKLTKGSKAEEAYGDELVYERHRHRYEYNNEFRKPLTDAGLIITGTSPDGRLVEIVELKDHPWFVAAQFHPELKSRPNRPHPLFREFVKAAQENK, from the coding sequence ATGAGTACAAAATATATATTCGTTACTGGAGGAGTAGTATCCTCATTAGGAAAAGGTATTACAGCAGCTTCATTAGGAAGATTATTAAAGAATAGAGGCCTTAAAGTGTCTATTCAAAAGTTTGACCCCTACCTAAACGTGGATCCAGGAACAATGAGCCCATATCAGCATGGAGAAGTTTTTGTAACTGATGATGGAGCAGAAACTGATTTGGATTTAGGACACTATGAAAGATTTATTGATGAGAACCTAAGTAAAAATAGCAATGTTACAACTGGAAAGGTGTATTGGTCAGTAATATCAAAGGAAAGAAAAGGGGAATATCTTGGAGGTACAGTTCAAGTAATTCCGCATATAACTAATGAAATAAAAGCTAGAGTTTATAGAGTAGCTAAGGAAAGAGACGTTGATGTGGTTATCACTGAAATAGGTGGTACTGTAGGAGATATAGAATCTCAACCATTCCTTGAAGCAATTAGACAGATAAAGTATGAAGTAGGAAGAGAAAATGTTTGCTTTATACATGTTACCCTAGTTCCTTATCTAGGAAAGGCAGGAGAACTTAAAACTAAACCAACCCAGCACTCTGTTAAAGAACTAAGAAGCATAGGTATACAACCTGATATAATTGTATGCCGTTCAGAAAAGCCGCTTTCAGATGACTTAAAGAGTAAAATAGGACTTTTCTGTAATATAGATGGAAGATCAGTAATTCAAAACTTGGATGCAGAAAATTTATACGAAGTACCATTAATGCTTCATGAAGAAGGCTTAGATACATTAGTATGTGAAAAAATGGAACTAAATTGCAGTCATATTGATAACACTGAATGGATAAGCATGGTAAATAAACTAAAGAATTTATCTAAAAAAACCACTATAGCATTAGTTGGTAAGTATGTGGAACTTCATGATGCATATATTTCAGTAGTTGAAGCATTGAATCACGGTGGACTTTCAAATGATTCTAATGTAGAGATAAAGTGGATTAATGCTATGGATGTAAATGAAGCAAATGTATCCGAGTTGCTAAAGGATGCAGATGGAATTCTTGTACCAGGCGGTTTTGGGGATAGAGGAGTAGAAGGAAAGATAGAAGCTATTAAATATGCAAGAGAAAATAAAGTGCCTTTCCTTGGAATATGCCTTGGAATGCAGTGTGCTGTAATAGAATATTCAAGAAATGTGATTGGATACAAGGAAGCAAATAGTTCAGAAATTAATCCAGAAACTAAATATCCTGTAATAGACTTAATGCCAGAACAAAAGGATATTGATGAAATGGGCGGAACTATGAGACTAGGATTATATCCATGTAAACTGACAAAAGGTTCAAAGGCTGAGGAAGCTTATGGAGATGAATTAGTTTATGAGAGACACAGACATAGATATGAGTACAATAATGAATTTAGAAAACCTCTAACAGATGCAGGTTTAATAATTACTGGAACTAGCCCAGATGGAAGATTAGTGGAAATAGTTGAGCTTAAGGACCATCCTTGGTTTGTAGCTGCACAATTCCATCCAGAATTAAAGTCTAGACCCAATAGACCTCACCCACTATTTAGAGAATTTGTAAAAGCTGCTCAAGAAAATAAATAA
- a CDS encoding sigma-54 interaction domain-containing protein: MFGEITYDIFDKLEEGIFIVDKEGIIVFMNVKASEIERIDRDAAVGKYLLDLYPTLSEKTSTLLKVLKYREPISDTIQTYRNYKGEELTTVNSSHPIYDGKKLIGAMEIMKDVTSIKKLSEEVIELKEEIHHVKTAKPNKGTAKYDFIDIIGKSEELLKCKEKAAKAGNTTSPILIYGETGTGKELFVQAIHNNSNRRNMPFIAQNCAAIPSTLLEGILFGTSKGSFTGAEDKRGLLELANGGTFYLDELNSMPLELQAKLLRVIQEGALRRVGDNQLRKIDIRIIASVNEPPEELLNSNTIRRDLYYRLNVVRIDIPPLRKRKEDIPVLVNHFINKFNNKFHAKVQGITKLALDMIITGEWQGNIRELENYIEGIFNRRAAGFIDIEDLDEMNLQEVNLNKIIPLKEKLNELEESYIKEALVITQNNISKAAKLLDIPRQTLQYKIKKLQEKKLD; this comes from the coding sequence ATGTTTGGTGAGATCACTTATGATATTTTTGATAAGCTTGAAGAAGGCATATTTATTGTAGATAAAGAAGGTATAATAGTTTTTATGAATGTAAAGGCTAGTGAAATTGAACGAATTGATAGAGATGCTGCTGTTGGAAAGTATCTTTTAGATCTATATCCAACACTTTCAGAGAAAACTAGTACTCTTTTAAAAGTTTTAAAGTATAGAGAGCCAATAAGTGACACTATTCAAACTTATAGAAATTATAAGGGTGAAGAATTAACTACAGTTAATTCTTCACATCCAATCTATGATGGGAAAAAGCTTATAGGTGCTATGGAAATTATGAAGGATGTAACAAGCATAAAGAAGCTTTCTGAAGAAGTTATAGAATTAAAAGAGGAAATTCATCATGTAAAGACTGCAAAACCTAACAAAGGGACAGCTAAATATGATTTTATTGACATAATAGGGAAAAGTGAAGAACTTCTAAAATGCAAGGAAAAAGCAGCTAAGGCTGGAAATACAACCTCTCCTATTTTGATTTATGGGGAGACAGGTACAGGAAAAGAATTATTTGTACAGGCTATTCATAATAATTCAAATAGAAGGAATATGCCATTTATTGCTCAAAATTGTGCTGCTATACCATCGACTTTACTGGAAGGTATATTGTTTGGTACTTCTAAAGGAAGTTTTACTGGTGCTGAAGACAAAAGGGGCTTGCTTGAACTTGCTAATGGCGGGACTTTTTATTTAGATGAATTAAATTCCATGCCTTTAGAGCTTCAAGCAAAACTTCTAAGAGTAATTCAAGAGGGTGCTTTACGAAGAGTAGGTGATAACCAGTTAAGAAAGATTGATATAAGAATTATCGCCTCTGTAAATGAACCTCCTGAAGAGTTATTAAATTCTAATACTATTAGAAGAGATTTATATTATAGGCTTAATGTTGTAAGAATTGATATTCCTCCGCTTAGAAAGAGAAAAGAGGATATTCCTGTTTTAGTAAATCATTTTATAAATAAATTTAATAATAAGTTCCATGCTAAAGTACAGGGAATTACAAAGTTAGCTTTAGATATGATAATAACTGGTGAATGGCAGGGAAATATTAGAGAACTTGAAAATTATATTGAAGGCATTTTTAATAGAAGGGCTGCTGGTTTTATTGATATAGAAGATTTAGATGAAATGAACCTCCAGGAAGTAAACCTAAATAAAATAATTCCATTAAAAGAAAAACTAAATGAGCTTGAAGAAAGTTATATAAAAGAAGCTTTAGTAATAACACAAAACAATATTTCAAAGGCAGCAAAGCTGTTAGATATTCCAAGACAGACATTGCAATATAAAATAAAAAAGCTTCAGGAGAAGAAGTTAGATTAA